TCTTAGGAATCAACTCTGTCACTAGGAATCACCCACTTGGGACACCATGGGCCCTGACCTCTGCACCTCCAAACCCCTACCCCCAGGAAACACCTATTTGAGGCACTGTGGACCCTGACTCCTATATCTGCACCTACTGGGGGCTTCCACTGGTAGGGCACCCTTTCTGGGCCCCCTGAGCCCCATTCTCACCACTCCAGCTCAGTCTCTGTTCTGGGAGTTACTGTCCAGAGCCCCCAAACTCTGTGGGTGCTGCTTCGGGTCCTCAGAGGGCTgcccagaaccccccccccccactccagctaccttcctttctctcctgggAATCTCACTACAAGAGACGCAATACACTCCCAGTTTGAGAGTGGCCATAAGCTAGaacctcactttttaaaaattatttatttaagaaaggagacgttaacaaaaccataggataggaggggtacaactccacacaattcccactacccgatctccatatccaatAACCTCACTTTTGGAGGTATGGGCACCCCAGACTAGAGCCTGGAGCATGCTGGGAGATCAGAGAGCCAGTGAGGGGTATGCTGCAGGGAGCAGGTGAGCCCCTAGGCAGGGAGGCATGGAGGCAAGAAGCCTTGGGCAAGAGGCCCTGGGCACCAGGGGTAAGTGAGTAGGGAGTCTGAGCTGGGGCATTGCAATTCACACTTGTCAACATCATGAGAGACAGGAAAAGTCCCAGCTACATCCGCCCAGAGAGTTCAGCCTCaggaagcccttcttcttctagcgtttgcccttcttccgtagccagtcaacagcgtcaggttgagcctgatgtaaagtttcgagacctcctttgaatctggagaggtggcagtcgttgactatgtgggccatagtctgtctgtagccgcaggggcagttcgggtcgtctctggctccccagcgatggaacatagcggcgcaccggtcatggcctgttcgatagcgattgaggagggcccaatcataacgtgctaggtcaaagccgggttgatgcttgcaggggtctgtgatgagatgtttgttctttacctcagctgactgccaactctgttgaGAAAGGGAATGGAATCAGCCAGGGGTTCCCTTGGAAACTCCACCCACTGGGGTTCTGGTCTCCCATCTGACCAGTAAATGGGTGAATCAAAGTCAGGCTGATGCATTGGGTCATTCAAGGCCACAGGCATCCTGGAGGCAGTCAGCAGGTCTATCAGGGCCAAGAGAAGCTGGATTCTAGCCTAGTGGGCCCTGGGGATCTAACCATCTTCCAGGTACTTTCccatgttatatttatttacttatttacttattgccaccagagttaccactggggctcagtgcctgcataacaaatccactgctcctgctggtcttttttttttcttcttatttgataagagagaggagagggagaaagagaaggatagagagagaaacagaaaggaagagagagagtgagagagaaaggagagatgcctgcagcactgctttatcatttgtaaagctttcccctgcaggtaggaattagggcttgaactcaggtcttggcacataataatgtgtgtgctctaccagatgtgcaaCTGACAGCCTTTAAAcccatatcttttattttattcttatttgtttattaatttttcatcagagcactactcagctctggattatggtggtgcttgggattaaacctgggacctgagagcctcaggcaggaaagtcttttgcagaaccattatgttgtctccccaagaAAGGCCTCCTCTCGTAGCCAGGAACCCCTTCCACAATCTTGAGTGAAAAGCTCACCTAGGCTCAGTTTACCTGTCTACTGGGGTTCCAAAGCCCAAGGCTATCTGTGGCTTCGAGGTGGAGGCCTCAGCTCCCTGCCCCTGGAAATACAGGACACAGGCTGGGGTGCCGGCTTGGCTCCACCCAGtctaaaccccctgcaggtggtactcAGGCCGGATCTCCCGCCAGCTGGCTGAGCGCATCCTCATGGAACGGAACCAGCTGGGAGCCTTCCTGATCCGCGAGAGTGAGAGCTCCCCGGGGGACTTCTCTGTCTCCGTGAAGTGAGTTCTGACCCACagtggtgggggggggacagGTATTGATGGGAGGTTGCTGAGGCCAGGGCAGACCTGGAATCCCAGGGTGTGGCTAGAAGTGAGGTTAGAAGAAGTCgggcagtggtccaggaggtgatgcagtggataaagcatcggactctcaagtatgaggtcctgagttcaatcacctgcagcacatgtaccagggtgatgcctggttctttctctctcctcctatgtttctttaataaaataaataaaatctttaaaaagaagaagaagaaggagaaggagaaggagaaggagaaggagaaggagaaggagaaggagaaggagaaggagaaggagaagtcgggcagtagcatagtgggttaagtgcacttggcgcaaagcgcaaggaccatagtaagaatcccagttggagaccctggctacccacctgcaggggtgtcccttcactagcggtgaagcaggtctgcaggtgtctaccccttgctccccctctctgtcttcccctcctctctccatttctctctgtcctaacaatgacgacatcaattacaacaacaataactacaacagtaattttttttttaaaaaaaagagcaacaaaagggaaaataaataaataaataaagtgaggtTAGAGTCCTGAAAGCTGTGGAGACTCAGCACCCAGAGGGAGGGCAGCATGGGCCAGGGATACCTCAGCAGGGAGGGCATCgaggcctaggtttgagcctcagcaccacatgggagcaccatggtgcACACTCTGGTAGGTTGGCTTCccatcccccatctctctccctctctgaagttaaaaagaatgaaaaagttgacccattAGCAGTGAAACCACACATATGCAAGGCTCCAAGATCAATAGTAGTAGTAACAATAATAGtagtaacaataatagtaataataatgattaatgtgaagagggagacagagggcatCCTGAATGGGAATGCTGGCTACATCTGGTTTTGTGATTTCTGGCATTTGTGTTTGGGCTTCTcctggtggttttttttgtttttgttattgtttttgtctttggatagaaactgagagggaagggggagatagagaaggagagagacagagaaatacctgcagccctgcttcaccactcgtgaagcttcctcctacaggtgggaaccagaaacttaaaacccagatccttgtgcatggttatgtatgtactctaccaggtatgctaccacctagtCTATGATGTTTTGTGGACTCTAAGCTTGGCTCTACCACCTCAGGCTGTGTGAGCTTGCATcagtcacttaacctctctgtgccTATTTCCTCATCTGTCTGGTGGACCATAAGCAGGGATGGCTGAGTTAGAACATGTCAGAGTAGTGAGGGCAGGGGTGGTCCTGGAGCAGGGCAGCCAGGAACAGGCAGTGGCACTGGGCAGATCAGTTCTGGAGGCTGCAACAGGGGTGGCTGGGCACTCAGGCCAGGCTGGAAAGGGAATAGGAGCTGGGAGTATGAGAGGGTCATACCCACTGCTCTGTCCTCCAAGCCCCAGTGCCTAGGCCAGAGGGCCGCAGATGCAGACTTGGAGGCACTTGCTGGTCTGGGAGGGGGAAACAACAGGAATGAGTCAGAATCCTGCCCTGTGTCcccatgggggggtggggagggcagccAGCAATGAAGGCCTAGTGCTATAGAAAGGGTCCTTGGAGGTGACCTTTGATCCCCATAGAAGTGGCAAGGAACCTGGGGTGAGGCATTGTGGCTGCCTAGCTCAGAGGGGCTTGCACTTGGGAGTGAGGGCTCCCTAAGAGGCATGGTAGATCCAGCTGTAGGGCTCAGGTCAGAGCTAGCTCAGGAACAGGTCCCTGGGTTCTTCTGGCTGCCATAGGAAGGGGGTGTCCCTCACTGTCACTCAGAGCACATGCCAGGTGGCCAGGCTGCCAGGGAGGGTCTGTGGCTCTGCTAAGATGCCCATCCCACCTCAGGACTGAGCCCAGTCAGCACACAGTGATTTTCCAAAGAACAAAGGGACACAGAAGCATGTACCAGAGGATAGTGTGGACCCTTCTGGCTCTGGGGCCCTGGGAAGAGGCCTGTGGTTTGTGATTTGTGAAGTCCTCATGGGGGATTTCAGGGGTGATGGCCATCTGGGGTCCTACATGGAGGAGGATGGCCACAACCAGGAAGACTACTGGGGACCCAACATCAGGAAGATGGAAGtaccccagagccccaggctaTGTCATCAGCCATCCTCTGTAAGTCTGTCTTCCTGGgaaccagggtaattgctgggtctCAATGAATGCACCActcaactgctcctggcagtcattttcttttcctttttcctttctgagagtgagagacagagactggaagaaagagacaggattgctctaccactcatgaagcttcctccctgcaggagggtagcACTGTtcatgtgtggtggtggtggtctgggTGATGAGAAATTCTGCCCCCCAGGGTGGCCCAGGGCACCCCACCTATACAGCCCAGCCCCACGCCCCACCCTTCACATCACTGAGACAGGAGGTGGGGATCCTCCAAGGGCAGCTCTCTGAGTCTGGTATCTTCAGGGTGTGATTCCTAGAAGCAGCCCAGAATCCTCACAGGTCTGCCCCTACAGCCTGACCGCTTGCATTGCCCTCCCAGCACCCAAGCATGAACACAGCACCCTCTGATGGCCTTCTTTGTCCATGTAGTCCTGCTCAGACTCAGACCTAAACCTCTCTACCTTGAGTGTGTATGAGCCACAAGACAGGGCCAGGTGAGAAGACACCACCTCGCCCAAGGTCTCTGTGGCCAGCTGGTAAAGGAAATTCATGCTCTAAGTGATGGAGGAGGGGACATTTGAGTGGGCCCTGCAGCGTGAGTAGGAGTTCAATGAGGAATGGAGAAGGTATTGCAGGCCTAGGGAAGGGCACGTGCAAAGATCCAGGGGTGCAGGAATGAGGGCTGAGCTTCAGAAAGCCAGAAAGGGAGATGACAggttttctctcaatctctcttcctccccctctccctatctGCAGCTCCAGGCTACTTTTTCACTCAGACATCAAAACAGAAAAGGAGCACCATGTGGTTTGAGCCTAGCTCTTGTGCcaggcaaggcaggtgccctacccTGAGGTGCTCTCTCTTCAAGCCATGATCAGCAAAGCCAGCGCAAGTGTCATCCTGAGCAAGGTGTTTGGGAGCCTCCCTGGAGAATGCAAGCTCCCAGGAACCCCCTCCCCTCCAGGGCAGAGCCAGAACTGGCTGTGGTTTACATACAGCACCACCAGGGGGCGATCTCAGCCCTTTGTTTCCCCAGCTACCAGGACAAGGTGTGTGTGACATAGTACAGGCTGGGAGCAAGGCATCAGCTCCAGGATAATTAGAGACTGCTGACACAGCAGCTCACTTTCAAATCCAGGACACATGCCTGTGGGGGTGGGTTAGGGCACCCAGGCCCCTCACAGCCTGAGGTGGCATTGTCCCCAGGGCCCAAGCAGCCCTCTCTGCTGTCCTCATTTGTGATGCAGGGACAGTGACCCAGGTATGGTGACCTAGGGCAGCACAGTCTGGCCCTGTCCATGGCATCTCCCACATGCTGCCACCAGGCCCCATAAAGTTGTCATGAGGTTCATAATTCTCATGCTGCTGCCTCATGGGTGGTGGTGGCCACAGCTGGATGCCATTTGTAAGTTTGCCTAGCACCCAGCCCTGGAAACCCACCCCCACACCTGTCCCCATCTAGTCCAGGATAAATGCAGCCTCCTTGGTGCCACCACATCATGTCCCTCCTCCATTCAGGCCAGAGTGTCCCTCTGTCACCATGGCCACTGAGTACCTGCTATGTACCCAGCACTCAGATTGCACCCCAAACAAAGCAGAGCCTTagagtctgttttgtttttgttttgttttgagagaggcagagtgagtgtgaaagagcccagagcactgtagcttcctccagtgcagtagagACTGgtcacacacaaggcaaagcagcacactgtccaagtgagctattttgctagccctcaCTTCTTTTTGTCAAGTTGCAGGTGATGCCTAGCTCtccttcccccagcccccagcctctctGCTATAGCCTGTATACACTGGCTGCCTGAGTCTGTTCCATTCTATGTCACATCTATCTCAGTGTTGGCTTTCCATATGCATGCCCTTTCCACAGACTATAAAGCTGAGACCAGAGCCAGACTGTGTTGGTTGGAGGGCACCCAGGCCCCTGCCCAGGGGTGCACAGGCCTGAAGCCCCCAGCCTGACCCTGCCATGTCTGTCCTACCTGGGCTGCCCTCTGTCACCTTTGCTGTTACCATGAGCATCCCAGACAAACCTGCCAGGCCCGACTGGCTTCTGTGAACACCTGGGCAATCAGACTGAGTACCTGGGCCTTCCCAGGGTCCCAGAGCCCACTCCCTCACCCCCTGAATAGGTGGGCATCGGGGTCACACAGACACCCCACAGCTATTCAAAGGGGGCCTCAGCATACAGTCCCTCCATAACACAGTGCCCAGGCATTGCCCTCTGACTGAGATCAAATCCAGGGACCTCCTATTTGACAATGTacagcctctgactccccacactGGCCCCAGGTCAGAGGTCATCTGGCCCGTGACTCAGTTTCTCCTGAGCACCCTATAATTCTCCTGGACTGGGGCAGGGGTCCAGGGCATGGTCCCCTTGAAAGATGTCCAAGGCctggagcagcaggagggaggTATAAAACACTgagagggtgggagggtgggttaTAGAGGGGCCAGAGCTTAGAGACACTAGTCCAATGGCCTCAGTACTGTACTTCCCTCTGGGATGCTCCCACACAGGTTGAACACGTCAGTACCTCAAACTTGAGAACCCTCACCTTCTTGGGCTGGAAGTTCCCAGAATCCTTGGGTGCCAGTGTCTACCCACATCCCATCTCTGATTCCCCACTCCCAGGGCCTCCTGACAGCCAGGGAGCTGGTTCTTGGCTCTAGAAGTTTGGTGCAGCCTTCAAACACCACAGAGCTGAGTGGAACAGGGGGTGAGATCTTTCTAACCCTGTAATCTCCGTAGCCCCTTTATGGAGAGAAGGGGACCACTTGGAACTCAGGCTCCTCCTTGGGGTCTTCTTCTGCCCCAAGAAAATGTTTGAGGCCTTGGGCACTGAGCACTGAGCACAAAGCACAGAGTACCATCTCTGAGCTACCTCTGCATCTAGCTGTTACCCTTTCCCATGCTCCCAGACATGGGGACATACGTTACACAGCTGGTGGCACACAGCTGAGTCACCAGGAGGAAGCCTGCCGACAGCAGAGGAGCATTGTGTCTCTGTGTGGCCTCCTTCCCACAGGGACAGCTGGCCACTTTGGACACAGCTCAGTGAAGGTCAGGCTGGCACAGCTCAGAGCAGCTCCTGTGGAGGCATCAGATGGGCACTCCAACCTCAGGGCTcctcctgcctccctgcctgtttGGCATTTAGAACAAGAGGCCATTGCAAGCCTCATGGAGCTAAGAGCACCCAGGGAGACCTTGACTCTGAAGAAGGGGGTGCAAGGGCTCTCTTAGGCAATGGGCTGTCTAGCCTGGGCCTTAAAGCACAAACAGGAGTCTGAGCCAAGAAAAAAATGTGACCAAAACAGCACATGCAAAGGCCAGGAGGTGAAtttgagagtggagagagaagttCTGGGTAGTTTGGAACCCCTCAAttaaggtggggtgggggctccattttgcctcccaccccctacacacacacacacattcaagcCAGAGAATGGTCATCTTGCTCAGGTCTCTGGCTCCTCAGCTGAGCCAAAGGGCCCTGGGCAGGTTTTGGGGACACTGGGTAGGAAGAGGGATGAGAAAGAAAGGGCTGGTACCATGCATCCCAGAGTACCAGAATAGTCTGAGGAAGGACAGGTGTCACAACTGGTATTTGAGTGTACAGTGCAAAGCTTTCATGCTGAGGGCAGATGCTCTTGGGGGTCAGAGCGTGGTGGGCCCTGTGGGCTCTGCTGAAGTGGCCTCTGTCTATTCCCTCTACAGTTATGGGGACCAAGTCCAGCACTTCAAGGTGCTGCGGGAGGCCACGGGGAAGTACTTCCTATGGGAAAAGAAGTTCAACTCCCTCAATGAGCTGGTGGACTTCTACCGCACTACCACCATCGCCAGGAAGGGCCAGGTCTTCCTGCGTGACCAGGAGCCCCTGCTCAAGGTAGGCAGCAGGGGCAGGATGGGGTGGAGGGGCAGTCTTGGctcctagagcagtgctctgtacaCAGTAACTGCTCAATAAGTCATTGGCACAAATGGAGGTGCCAGTCAGTGCTTGGCACACAGTGGGGCTTTGCCCTGGGGCACCCACCAGTCCCAATGCACAGGGGGGACACCAAGCAGCAGCAGGAGAAGTGACTCACCCACCTGGGGCCACCTGCCAACCGCTGGGGGTGTGAGGCAGTGTGAGCATGTGGGTGAGGCCTCCAGCCCCAGGTGCGAGGGAGGGTCCTGACAATACCAGCAATTTGGCTGTAGCCCTGTCATCAGGGCCGAGCTGGCTCTCACTCTCATTAGGGTGATGAGGGTGGCCAGAGGATCACTAACTAGCCTGTGTGTTGTGTCCCTGGGACAGGGGTGTTGCCAAGACCAGAGGTTGGAGGTCAGGACCTAAGGACAGCCCAGCCGAGCTGGGACTCCGCTtcactctgcctcagtttccccttcgTTCCAGCCTATCTTTTGCTCTGGGAAGCTGCCTCCTATCCCAGCTGCTCAGGAGCCAAGGCAGGCCAGCTGCCATCTGTAAACCAGGGACCCTTTCCCCCTCTACTCCGTCTCCCAGATCCCAACCTTCACCGCAGCCATCCAAAGACTGTGAGGAATCCAGATAGAGCTGGGGGTGCCCTGGGCTCCCTCACACCCTAGTATGACTGCAGATCTGGCTCTGGCTGGCATCTGCCACCTCCTGCTTCCTAGAATCAGAACTGCTCATTACGGTGTCCACTGATGCTACCACCCAGCTGAGCCTCAGCACAGAGCTCAGGCAGCAGGGCTAGGGGTAGGCCTGGGGGAGGCGCCAGGGTGGCTGCCCACAGAAACTGAGCCCCACAGAGGATGGGGTGTTCTTGGGGCCAAGGACTAGCTCactagctcacttgaacagtgtgctgctttgccatgtgcacgacccaggttcaagcccagacacCACTGCATGGGAAGAAACTTCCATactgtctcttccactctctttgtctctgtttctgtctcataAGGGGGGTGTGTGTGCTGTATAGGTGTGGCCACAGTCTGGGAGGGGATGTCTTCTGACCTTGGAGGGGGAGCCAGGTACAGCCTGAAATGCTTGCAGCaaacctccaccccaccccagcctgctAACTGCAGTGCTGCCACCTACTCCCAGCAGCCTCCCCGGACCTGCTTCGCCCAGGCCCAGTTTGACTTCCTGGCACAAgatgcatcccagctcagccttCGGCGTGGCGATATCGTGGAAGTGCTGGATGGCCTGGACCCACACTGGTGGCACGGCCGCCTCAGGGGGCACAGCGGCTATTTCCCACGCAGCTATGTGCAGCCCATGCACCTGTGACTGGCCAGGCCAGGCAATGGACCAGCAACACCTGGGGACTGGACAGCAGGCTATCACTGCTTGGGGACTGCGCACCCACATTCCCTGCCCACCCTGGCTCCCACAGCCTTCCCCCATTGGCAACTGGCTACATGATGTCACAAAACTGATTGTGTGGCATCAGAGGGCAGAGTGTATGATGTCAGGGCCCCATAATGTGACATCAGAATGCAGGCTGTGCTATATCAGGGCTGCCTGGCAATGCTCCTCCCCCAACTGCATCCCAGTGACTGGACCCTTCTGCAGACTTCCACTGTGGAGGGCTCACTCCAGACCTGTGAGCAAGGTGGGGGCTCTCTACCAGGCCTCAGGAACCCCGGAAGTGTTCTGGCCACCGAGTAGGTGCCTCATCTTATGGGTAGAAGAAGGGTCTGGTTACCCAACCCACTACACAGACTTAGCATAGTCCTACCATGTGGGCCCAGCATCCCTATCTGAGAACAGAATCCCAGGGGCCTGGGGGGACTCCAGGTCATGGGGGAACTGGGGGACAGTGGAGGTGAGTCCATAATGAGGGGAGATGGCATGTTCATACAGAATGGGCAGCCAGTAGGAGGCCCACCAGGGTACAGTATGGCCTAGATCAAGAACCCCCCCCTTAGCAGAGGGATGGCTGGTGGGTCCCCCCCAACTCTTGGCTCCCATCCCCTGGGCTATGGGGGGCTGTCCTGCCCCAGCCTTGCATCATGGACTGGAAATAAAAACACAGGTGATGGTAGAGATCCAATTTTCtttccaattcccaccaccactgtACCTGTTTGGAAATGTCACCCTGTCTTTTTCCATTGACCTCCCTCATTTCTTGGGGCTCCCAATTCACCAGCTGGGCAGTCAGTGCTGACCACTGCCTGGGGCATATACTGATAGGGAGCTGCCCCTCTGTGGGCTGGGAAAATCACTGTTCCCACAAAGGGGGTGTCAGGCAAAGTAGGCATAGAAGAAGATGTTGACACACATGAGCAGGATAGCGTTGAGGCTGCAGACTCGAGCCCAGAAAGCATGCCGGGTGCAGTCACCTGAGGGAGTACAGGGGACAGTGAGGATTGTGGGTACAGATGGCACCTGGGAGGAGGGGTGTGAGGACCCAGGGGCACACACATACTTGCTTTGGCCCAGGATGCTGGGTCCCGAGTCAACGTCCACCAGGTGAGGTTCTCAATCTGTTGGGCAGGAAGGGCGGGCATGAACAGGACAGGGGACAGCAATGGAAAGATGGGAATTGGGTTTAAATGGGGCTGGGGCCAGGGAGGGTTAGGTGAAGAGCTAGGAAATTCTTGAGTCAGAGTGGGtcacagtcagaaactgagtgaGAGGAATGGACAGATAGTGCTCTGAGGAGACTGGcatcctagcaccacatgggagatgccatggcaccagaagaagctccctccctccctctccctatttgAAGGCACAAGTAAGCATCTAGAAAGGTATGCAAGAGGCCTCAGCTctgcacacaaaaaaaaaaaaaaaaagaaagaaagaaagaaagaaagaaaggaaagaaggaaggaaggaaggaaggaaggaaggaaggaaggaaggggaagaaaaaaagggtcagaagtgggagtggggtggggatggggtgggcttACCAGTATACCCTGAGGGGGTGGTGTCAACAGGCTCCCAACCACCACCACAGCACCGCTGAGCATGAAGAGTGCGATGGCAATGTGCAGGTAGTGGATGCTGCCTAGGATGGGGGGCCGCAGGTCGGGGTGGCCGCAGGGCGGAACAGGGTGTAGGAACTCCAGAACCAGCCGGCTGGCCCCCACAGCCAGCCCCACCATCAGGCCCCAGAAGGCCCCCTGCAGAGAGTAGTCAGGTGGGTGAACCCCCCAGACCTGCAGCCTCAAGCCCTGCAGGCCCACAGCCCCCCCAGGCCCTCAGGCCCTTAGGCTCAcagtcccccagccccctcaCCTGCTCATTGGCTCGCCGCCAGAAGATACCCAGCAGGAAGACAGCTGTGACTGGGGGTGCCAGGGAGCTGGTGACAGACTGCATGTAGATGAAGAGCTGGCCGCTGTTGGAGCCCTGCAGCACCGGAATCCAGGCCACACTCACACCAATGAGGACCACGATCACCAGCCTGGCAGGGAGGGCAGCTGGTCCTGAGACCCACCCTTACCACTGCTGCCCTGCTCGAAACCCTCCATGGGGATCAGCATCCATCCCTCTCACCCAGGGAAGGGGGGTCCACTCACTCAGCCTTCCTACTCTTCTGGAGTTTCCTGCTGCACACAGTAGGTATCAGTATGAATGCTGCCCTCACCACCTGGGGGGGATCCCCTGAGACAT
Above is a window of Erinaceus europaeus chromosome 12, mEriEur2.1, whole genome shotgun sequence DNA encoding:
- the GRAP gene encoding GRB2-related adapter protein isoform X2 — protein: MESVALYSFQATESDELAFNKGDTLKILNMEDDQNWYKAELQGAEGFVPKNYIRIKPHPWYSGRISRQLAERILMERNQLGAFLIRESESSPGDFSVSVNYGDQVQHFKVLREATGKYFLWEKKFNSLNELVDFYRTTTIARKGQVFLRDQEPLLKPPRTCFAQAQFDFLAQDASQLSLRRGDIVEVLDGLDPHWWHGRLRGHSGYFPRSYVQPMHL
- the GRAP gene encoding GRB2-related adapter protein isoform X3, yielding MESVALYSFQATESDELAFNKGDTLKILNMEDDQNWYKAELQGAEGFVPKNYIRIKPHPYGDQVQHFKVLREATGKYFLWEKKFNSLNELVDFYRTTTIARKGQVFLRDQEPLLKQPPRTCFAQAQFDFLAQDASQLSLRRGDIVEVLDGLDPHWWHGRLRGHSGYFPRSYVQPMHL
- the GRAP gene encoding GRB2-related adapter protein isoform X1; amino-acid sequence: MESVALYSFQATESDELAFNKGDTLKILNMEDDQNWYKAELQGAEGFVPKNYIRIKPHPWYSGRISRQLAERILMERNQLGAFLIRESESSPGDFSVSVNYGDQVQHFKVLREATGKYFLWEKKFNSLNELVDFYRTTTIARKGQVFLRDQEPLLKQPPRTCFAQAQFDFLAQDASQLSLRRGDIVEVLDGLDPHWWHGRLRGHSGYFPRSYVQPMHL